Proteins co-encoded in one Cinclus cinclus chromosome 17, bCinCin1.1, whole genome shotgun sequence genomic window:
- the CRYBB3 gene encoding beta-crystallin B3, with amino-acid sequence MKSHGWNSVDAAAVSALREFCCSVQKRPINSGAARAARHSGTTRRGTMTEQQSPPEQMATGEGAGERGGNYKITIYELENFQGKRCELTEELPNITEKEMEKVGSIQVESGPWLGFERQAYAGEQFVLEKGDYPRWDSWSNSHSSDSLMSIRPLQIDSADHKIHLFENAGYTGRKMEIVDDDVPSLWAHGFQDRVASVKALNGTWVGYEYPGYRGRQHVFEKGEYRHWNEWDANQPLIQSVRRVRDQQWHQRGCFENS; translated from the exons ATGAAATCTCATGGATGGAATTCCGTGGACGCAGCTGCTGTATCAGCGCTCAGGGAATTCTGCTGTTCTGTTCAGAAGCGACCCATAAATAGCGGGGCCGCCCGCGCCGCCCGGCACAGCGGAACCACACGGAGAG GCACAATGACCGAGCAGCAAAGTCCCCCCGAGCAGATGGCAACTGGGGAGGGTGCTGGAGAGCGAGGTGGCAACTACAAG ATCACGATCTACGAGCTGGAGAATTTCCAGGGGAAACGGTGTGAGCTGACAGAGGAGCTCCCCAACATCACCGAGAAAgagatggagaaggtgggctccATCCAGGTGGAGTCTGGCCC GTGGCTGGGCTTCGAGCGCCAGGCCTACGCCGGGGAGCAGTTTGTGCTGGAGAAGGGCGACTACCCCCGCTGGGACTCCTGGTCCAACagccacagcagtgacagcctGATGTCCATCCGGCCCCTCCAGATT GACAGCGCTGACCACAAGATTCACCTGTTTGAGAACGCGGGGTACACCGGGCGGAAGATGGAGATCGTGGATGATGACGTCCCCAGCCTCTGGGCCCATGGCTTCCAGGACCGTGTGGCCAGTGTCAAGGCCCTGAATGGAAC gtggGTGGGCTACGAATACCCCGGGTACCGGGGCCGCCAGCACGTCTTCGAGAAGGGCGAGTACCGACACTGGAACGAGTGGGATGCCAACCAGCCCCTCATCCAGTCCGTGCGCCGCGTGCGGGACCAGCAGTGGCACCAGCGGGGCTGCTTCGAGAACAgctga
- the CRYBB2 gene encoding beta-crystallin B2, with the protein MASEHQMPASKQQQASSKIAIFEQENFQGRCHELNGACPNLKEAGVDKVGSILVHSGPWVGYEQASCKGEQFVFEKGEYPRWDSWTNSRRSDSITSLRPIKVDSQEHKIVLYENPSFTGKKIEIIDDDVPSFHAHGYQEKVSSVRVQSGTWVGYQYPGYRGYQYLFEKGDYKDSSDFGAQHPQIQSVRRIRDMQWHQRGAYHPTN; encoded by the exons ATGGCTTCTGAGCACCAAATGCCAGCctccaagcagcagcaagccAGCTCCAAG ATTGCCATCTTCGAGCAGGAGAACTTCCAGGGCCGCTGCCATGAGCTCAACGGGGCCTGCCCCAACCTGAAGGAAGCCGGCGTGGACAAAGTGGGCTCCATCCTGGTGCACTCCGGACC CTGGGTGGGCTACGAGCAGGCAAGCTGCAAAGGGGAGCAGTTTGTGTTTGAGAAGGGGGAGTACCCCCGCTGGGACTCCTGGACCAACAGCCGGAGAAGCGACAGCATCACTTCCCTGAGACCCATCAAAGTG GACAGCCAGGAGCACAAGATCGTGCTGTACGAAAACCCCAGCTTCACCGGCAAGAAGATCGAAATCATAGACGACGATGTGCCCAGCTTCCACGCACACGGCTACCAGGAGAAGGTCTCATCCGTGCGGGTGCAGAGCGGCAC GTGGGTGGGATATCAATACCCTGGCTACCGGGGCTACCAGTACCTGTTTGAAAAGGGGGACTACAAGGACAGCTCAGACTTCGGCGCTCAGCACCCCCAGATCCAGTCGGTCAGGCGCATCCGGGACATGCAGTGGCACCAGCGCGGTGCCTACCACCCCACCAACTAA